Proteins from one Elgaria multicarinata webbii isolate HBS135686 ecotype San Diego chromosome 3, rElgMul1.1.pri, whole genome shotgun sequence genomic window:
- the LOC134395425 gene encoding taste receptor type 2 member 1-like has protein sequence MSSLQIIAFLVAVADLALCGLISNGFIVTVKITEWAKSNRLTSSNQLLLSIGISNCISTILLTVYFLCEFSTDTVNSIILRILNGIASFAVYSRFWLTALLCVFYCIKIVNSNNSLFLWCKMRISWLIPQLLMGSLVISMIVSIFSIRQTSIQSKSNTTANIRNVTQAKTLISFYTSSQQLVLSIYSGCPLLVVLLCSILVVASLCRHVCRMTSKESSFRNFQTEAHVRAAGTVLSLLILYLLLYLTENVAVLIYTDKNRFIYVFVLLVYAPAQATILILVNPKLNQEATRMLTRTKS, from the coding sequence ATGTCTTCTCTCCAGATAATTGCCTTTCTGGTAGCTGTGGCTGACTTGGCCCTCTGTGGGCTCATCTCCAATGGTTTTATAGTTACAGTGAAGATTACTGAATGGGCTAAAAGCAACAGACTCACTTCCAGTAATCAACTGCTTCTTAGTATTGGGATATCGAATTGCATCAGCACAATTTTACTGACTGTGTATTTCCTCTGTGAATTCTCAACCGATACCGTGAACAGCATAATACTGCGAATACTCAATGGCATCGCGTCCTTTGCCGTATACTCCAGATTTTGGCTCACTGCATTGCTCTGTGTCTTTTATTGCATCAAGATAGTGAACAGCAACAATTCACTTTTCCTTTGGTGCAAGATGAGGATATCATGGCTAATACCCCAGCTTCTCATGGGATCTCTAGTCATCTCCATGattgtttccattttttccatCCGGCAAACTTCTATACAATCCAAGAGCAACACAACAGCCAACATTAGAAATGTGACACAAGCAAAGACATTGATATCCTTTTACACTTCATCCCAACAGCTGGTTTTAAGTATTTATTCTGGCTGTCCCCTTCTCGTGGTTTTACTTTGCTCCATACTGGTTGTTGCCTCGCTGTGCCGACACGTCTGCCGGATGACAAGTAAAGAATCCAGTTTTAGGAACTTCCAAACAGAAGCTCATGTCAGGGCAGCTGGGACAGTGCTCTCCCTCTTGATCCTTTACCTTTTACTTTATCTAACAGAGAACGTGGCTGTGCTTATATATACCGATAAAAATCgattcatttatgtatttgtgtTGTTGGTGTACGCCCCTGCTCAGGCTACCATCTTGATATTGGTTAACCCTAAACTAAACCAGGAAGCTACCCGTATGCTTACAAGAACAAAGTCTTGA